CATTCATCTGGGAGGGCCGCGATACGCCCGAACAACGCGAGCACACGGCCGCCTACACGAAGGACCTGGCCGGGAAGATCGTCGACGTCGCCCTCGCGGCCGTCGCCGACCGCAAGCCGGCCGACCTTTCCTGGGGGCAGGGACGGGCGACGTTCGGCGGCAATCGTCGCGTCATGGTGAACGGCCAATGGAAGGGCTTCGGCTTCGCCGAGAAAGCGCCCGTCGATCACAGCCTTCCGGCGCTCTTCGCTCACCGGGACGGTAAGGTCGTCGCCGTCTGGGCGAACTACGCCTGCCACTGCACGAGCGCCGGCAGCGAGAACCGCGTCGGCGGCGACTGGGCGGGCTTCGCGGCGACGGAGATCGAACAGGCCAACCCCGGCGCGACGGCTCTCGTCACCATTGGCTGCGGCGCGGACGTTGGGCCTCAGCCGACGGGCAACCTGGACTTCTCCCGCCGCCACGGTAAAGCCCTGTCTGAGGCCGTCGGTCGAATCGCGTCGTCAACGCTCACGCCGCTGAAGAGTGCCCCGGAACTGATCGTCAAGGAGATCGACCTGCCGCTGGCGACTCTCCCCACGCGCGAGCACTGGGAGAAGGAAGCGAAGCGGACCGATTTCCAGGGACGACACGCCCAGCGGATGATCCGCCAACTCGAAAGCGGCGGCAAACTGCCGACGGTCGTGCCTTACCCCGTCACCGTCTGGCGGTTCGGCGACGACCTGGCCATCGTCTTCCTCCCGGGAGAGGTCACGGTGGACTACGCCGTCCGCCTGAAGAACGAGATGGATTGGACACGCCTCTGGATCAACGGCTGGTCGAACGGCGTCCCCGGCTACATCCCCTCGCGTCGGATCCTCGCCGAAGGCGGCTACGAGGCCGACTTCTCCCAGATCTACTATGCGTGGCCCACGAAGTACGACCCGGCCGTCGAGGATCTCATCGTGTCGACCGTCGAGGGCCTCATCGGCGAGCCCTTCCGACGCAAGGCCGACACCCCCACCCCCGATTTCCTGAGCGTCCCCGAGGCGTTGATCCCGTCGATGAAAAAGTGACTCGGTGAGCCGCTGATCGACTCATTTCGAGCGTCAAACTCGATGGAGCGGGTGGTCCTGGCGGGCCACC
The nucleotide sequence above comes from Paludisphaera rhizosphaerae. Encoded proteins:
- a CDS encoding neutral/alkaline non-lysosomal ceramidase N-terminal domain-containing protein, which gives rise to MRRTILPLLVLLGVSSAQAAVPVGVAKIDVTPSRPVLLAGYGHRVGESLGIDVGLSARALAIGEDPVVLVAVENCGMPAEFIAEVRRRVTERGGFDPSKLTISCTHTHNSPTLEGYAPFIWEGRDTPEQREHTAAYTKDLAGKIVDVALAAVADRKPADLSWGQGRATFGGNRRVMVNGQWKGFGFAEKAPVDHSLPALFAHRDGKVVAVWANYACHCTSAGSENRVGGDWAGFAATEIEQANPGATALVTIGCGADVGPQPTGNLDFSRRHGKALSEAVGRIASSTLTPLKSAPELIVKEIDLPLATLPTREHWEKEAKRTDFQGRHAQRMIRQLESGGKLPTVVPYPVTVWRFGDDLAIVFLPGEVTVDYAVRLKNEMDWTRLWINGWSNGVPGYIPSRRILAEGGYEADFSQIYYAWPTKYDPAVEDLIVSTVEGLIGEPFRRKADTPTPDFLSVPEALIPSMKK